A single region of the Thioalkalivibrio nitratireducens DSM 14787 genome encodes:
- a CDS encoding isoaspartyl peptidase/L-asparaginase, translated as MARPTDGRRTRTYSLMVHGGAGLLKQADDPRVAAALLEGIRAALEHGRGILARGGSAVDTVEACAAHLEDDPLFNAGRGSALNEDGRVELDAGIMDGRTLAAGAIAAVRGVANPIRLARRVMDDGEHVLLAGDGALRFAQRCGILTSPEAYFITGERLRELQRARVRGRRVPEQPRTEDPFPQGTIGAIARDQHGHLAAATSTGGTVNKRLGRVGDSPIVGAGVYADNATCAISATGHGEDLLRSLIAGSIAAAIEFRGLEAATAVEYGIARLGTKFAGQGGVICVDAHGRCAAGTTTPRMIHGWIEHGGDAACAL; from the coding sequence ATGGCCCGACCGACAGACGGCAGGCGGACAAGGACGTACTCCCTGATGGTGCACGGGGGCGCAGGCTTGCTGAAACAGGCCGACGATCCACGGGTCGCCGCGGCCCTGCTCGAGGGCATCCGGGCCGCCCTCGAACACGGCCGAGGAATCCTCGCGCGCGGGGGGAGCGCGGTCGATACGGTCGAAGCCTGTGCCGCACACCTCGAGGACGATCCGCTGTTCAACGCTGGTCGCGGGTCGGCTCTGAACGAAGACGGCCGGGTGGAACTCGACGCCGGGATCATGGACGGTCGCACGCTCGCTGCAGGCGCCATCGCCGCGGTCCGTGGCGTTGCCAACCCGATCCGGCTCGCACGCCGGGTGATGGACGATGGCGAACACGTCCTGCTAGCTGGGGACGGCGCTCTGCGCTTCGCACAACGCTGCGGCATCCTGACCAGCCCCGAAGCGTACTTCATTACCGGTGAGCGCCTGCGGGAACTACAGCGGGCTCGGGTCCGCGGCCGTCGCGTCCCCGAACAGCCGCGGACCGAGGATCCATTTCCTCAGGGAACCATCGGCGCCATCGCACGCGACCAGCACGGCCATCTGGCGGCAGCGACGTCGACTGGGGGCACCGTGAACAAGCGACTGGGCCGGGTCGGGGACTCACCGATCGTCGGCGCCGGCGTCTATGCGGATAATGCCACCTGCGCGATTTCCGCGACCGGTCATGGCGAGGATCTCCTGCGCAGCCTGATCGCCGGATCCATCGCGGCCGCAATCGAGTTTCGTGGCCTCGAGGCCGCCACTGCCGTCGAATACGGCATCGCGCGGCTTGGCACCAAGTTCGCCGGCCAGGGGGGCGTGATCTGCGTCGACGCTCACGGCCGCTGCGCGGCTGGAACGACCACCCCGCGCATGATCCACGGCTGGATCGAGCACGGGGGCGACGCGGCATGTGCGCTGTGA
- a CDS encoding HD domain-containing protein has product MNEGLILRALAFAAHKHRDQRRKDADASPYINHPIALADILANEAGVTDPAVLCAAILHDTIEDTETTLEELEDAFGPEIATIVAEVTDDKTLPKDQRKQLQVEHAAHASPRAKLVKLADKIANLRDIAATPPADWSTERKREYFDWARQVVDRTRDASPGLGQLFDQVHRLRP; this is encoded by the coding sequence ATGAATGAAGGCCTGATCCTTCGCGCACTCGCCTTCGCAGCCCACAAGCACCGCGACCAGCGGCGGAAGGATGCCGACGCCTCGCCTTACATCAACCACCCGATCGCGCTGGCCGATATTCTGGCCAACGAGGCCGGCGTCACTGACCCCGCGGTTCTCTGTGCCGCCATCCTGCACGATACGATCGAAGACACCGAAACCACCCTGGAAGAACTCGAGGACGCTTTCGGGCCGGAGATTGCGACCATCGTCGCCGAAGTGACCGACGACAAGACCCTGCCCAAGGACCAGCGGAAGCAATTGCAGGTGGAACACGCAGCCCATGCGTCTCCACGCGCGAAGCTGGTGAAGCTCGCCGACAAGATCGCGAACCTGCGGGATATTGCGGCCACCCCACCGGCCGACTGGTCCACCGAGCGCAAGCGCGAATACTTCGACTGGGCCAGGCAGGTCGTGGACCGCACACGGGACGCGAGCCCCGGGTTGGGACAGTTGTTCGACCAGGTACACCGCCTTCGGCCCTGA
- a CDS encoding type II toxin-antitoxin system RelE/ParE family toxin, whose protein sequence is MVTIQTTSSFDAWFESLRDRQGKARIEARLRRVEMGHMGDVKAVGKGVQEMRIDCGPGYRIYFTQRGIEIVILLAGGDKDSQRRDIRAATELARQIGD, encoded by the coding sequence ATGGTCACGATCCAGACAACCAGCTCGTTCGATGCGTGGTTCGAGTCCCTGCGGGACCGGCAGGGCAAGGCCCGGATCGAAGCCCGGCTGCGGCGCGTAGAGATGGGTCACATGGGCGACGTGAAGGCGGTCGGCAAGGGCGTGCAGGAGATGCGGATCGACTGCGGACCCGGATACCGGATCTACTTCACCCAGCGGGGCATCGAGATCGTGATCTTATTGGCTGGTGGCGACAAGGATTCCCAGCGACGGGACATCCGCGCAGCCACCGAACTGGCCCGGCAGATTGGAGACTAA
- a CDS encoding addiction module antidote protein — protein sequence MTNVTLKRWDVVDHLRTDEEMALYLDACFAEDPGDGSLIRVALGDIARARGMTQLARDTGMAREGLYKALSAEGNPEFATIMKVVRALRLRLHAHSASENREPSILAQ from the coding sequence ATGACCAACGTGACGCTGAAGCGCTGGGACGTGGTGGACCATCTCCGCACCGACGAAGAGATGGCGCTCTATCTCGACGCCTGCTTCGCTGAAGATCCAGGGGACGGGAGCCTGATCCGGGTCGCTCTCGGAGACATTGCCAGAGCACGCGGCATGACCCAACTGGCCCGGGATACCGGCATGGCTCGCGAGGGTCTGTACAAGGCGCTGTCCGCTGAAGGGAATCCGGAGTTCGCGACGATCATGAAGGTCGTGCGAGCCCTCCGGCTTCGGCTGCATGCCCACAGCGCGAGCGAAAACCGCGAGCCGAGCATCCTGGCGCAGTAG
- a CDS encoding lytic transglycosylase domain-containing protein, with amino-acid sequence MWALTRTESNHDPNAVSHAGAQGIAQFMPGTARDMGLNDPFDPYASIEAAGKYMRHLWDKPYIHTLEDALAAYNAGPGNFRDEGAYYWREPTEHRERFNRHFSAYQRNNPDPVNVVVHVHPQPEGPPEVEVEVDGRVRDTSVGEGAYHLSDFAFGSG; translated from the coding sequence ATCTGGGCGCTGACCCGTACCGAGAGCAATCACGATCCGAACGCGGTCTCCCATGCGGGGGCACAAGGGATTGCGCAGTTCATGCCGGGCACCGCCCGGGACATGGGCTTGAACGACCCGTTCGACCCCTATGCATCCATCGAGGCGGCCGGGAAGTACATGCGCCACCTGTGGGACAAGCCGTATATCCACACGCTGGAGGATGCCCTGGCGGCCTACAACGCCGGCCCCGGCAACTTCCGGGACGAAGGCGCCTACTACTGGCGCGAGCCTACCGAGCACCGGGAACGCTTCAACCGCCACTTCAGCGCCTACCAGCGCAACAACCCGGATCCGGTCAATGTGGTGGTGCACGTCCATCCGCAACCGGAGGGGCCGCCGGAAGTTGAGGTCGAGGTCGATGGCCGCGTCCGGGACACCAGCGTCGGCGAAGGCGCCTACCATCTCAGCGACTTCGCGTTCGGGTCTGGCTGA
- a CDS encoding DNA-binding protein, protein MARPGITYAQVAEAAEALAAAGENVTIARVRDRLGTGSPNTIHRHLTAWQDTRPAPKRPTELPEAIQAAILREIERQTAEAKAEAESRLEQAQARADELARAGEALESEVADLTEALAAMRAERDTAQLNAEGLAEEIMALKAEVVREREAAESARIQAAETRLRAEGQAEALQEARAEVARLREALEREQAARAEASGDMTTLRGELVQVRTRADTLGEDLREARTDRDRLREVLEAERQAREAIAQEAAELRGELKALRTRSKQEKRPIS, encoded by the coding sequence ATGGCCCGCCCAGGGATCACCTACGCACAGGTTGCCGAAGCCGCCGAAGCCCTGGCGGCTGCCGGCGAGAACGTGACCATTGCCCGCGTCCGGGACCGGCTCGGCACGGGATCGCCGAACACGATTCACCGGCACCTGACCGCCTGGCAAGACACGCGACCGGCACCGAAACGGCCCACGGAGCTACCCGAAGCCATCCAGGCCGCGATCCTGCGCGAGATCGAGCGCCAGACGGCCGAAGCCAAGGCCGAAGCGGAATCCCGGCTGGAGCAGGCGCAGGCTCGGGCAGACGAGCTTGCACGGGCGGGGGAGGCGCTGGAATCCGAGGTGGCCGACCTGACCGAGGCGCTGGCCGCGATGCGTGCCGAGCGGGATACCGCACAACTGAACGCCGAGGGGCTGGCCGAGGAAATCATGGCGCTCAAGGCCGAAGTGGTCCGGGAGCGCGAAGCCGCCGAGTCTGCCCGCATCCAGGCAGCGGAAACCCGGCTGCGTGCCGAGGGACAGGCCGAGGCCCTGCAGGAAGCCCGTGCCGAGGTTGCCCGGCTGCGCGAGGCCCTGGAGCGAGAACAGGCCGCCCGGGCCGAAGCCAGCGGCGACATGACCACCCTGCGCGGGGAACTCGTGCAAGTCCGGACCCGTGCCGACACTCTGGGCGAGGATCTTCGCGAAGCCCGCACCGACCGGGACCGGCTCCGGGAGGTCCTGGAAGCCGAGAGGCAAGCCCGCGAGGCGATCGCACAGGAAGCCGCCGAACTGCGCGGCGAATTGAAGGCGCTGCGCACGCGATCGAAGCAAGAAAAACGCCCCATCTCATGA
- a CDS encoding single-stranded DNA-binding protein, with product MIYASVHGRLGADPVAGETKTGKPMVRASVAIDVTPHNAEEPVWVSLLAFGAAAEALDRAAKGEMVTAQGRMTRGRYTGRDGSLRESWTLIPDAVLTARSARPSGKRRATA from the coding sequence ATGATCTACGCATCCGTGCATGGCCGCCTGGGCGCCGATCCCGTGGCGGGCGAGACCAAGACCGGCAAGCCGATGGTTCGCGCGTCGGTGGCTATCGACGTGACCCCGCACAACGCCGAGGAACCGGTGTGGGTATCGCTGCTGGCCTTCGGGGCTGCCGCCGAGGCCCTGGACCGGGCCGCCAAGGGCGAGATGGTCACAGCCCAAGGGCGCATGACCCGGGGGCGCTACACCGGCCGGGACGGCAGCCTGCGGGAGTCCTGGACGCTGATCCCGGACGCGGTGCTGACCGCGAGATCGGCGCGGCCGTCCGGCAAGCGGAGGGCGACCGCATGA
- a CDS encoding YfjI family protein — translation MPHSPAPTIEIARVRPEPEPWPDLIPLDTPRLPRLAPDVLPGWAGAFAAELAASTETPPELAIGLILATCSAAAARRLRVLVQPGHIEPANLWVAVALPPGNRKSAVQSAATAPLLAWERDAARDIEPEIRRTTSTVATMQARVKELRARAAKKGDMGAADEASDIEAAMPEIPRPPQLWTSDATPERMGVLLADHGECMAWLSSEGGIFDLLAGRYSNGIPNLDMVLKAWSGDAERVDRGSRPPVYLTAPALTLGLSPQPDMLRGLATMPGFRGRGLLGRILYLLPPSPLGYRTLTPAPLQDGTRDAYAAGVRAMLDWPALSDDDGRERRYLLRLSPDARAAWLEFARGIEADMRPGGEFEHATDWAGKAPGQAARIAAVLHATEYARGKPWDAEISALTMTAALEIVATVAVHSLAALDLMGADPSIAAARKVWDWIERGRHARVTMRDAHQALRGTFPRARHFAEAIEPLEERGYVRTVDRAQPGGGRPSTVIEVRPDIAEGWR, via the coding sequence ATGCCGCATAGCCCCGCTCCGACGATCGAGATTGCGCGAGTGCGGCCGGAGCCCGAGCCGTGGCCGGACCTGATCCCGCTGGACACGCCACGACTACCGCGCCTGGCACCGGACGTACTGCCGGGCTGGGCCGGGGCATTCGCGGCTGAGCTGGCCGCATCGACCGAGACGCCGCCGGAGCTGGCCATCGGGCTGATACTGGCGACCTGCTCCGCGGCTGCCGCGCGCCGTTTGCGGGTGCTGGTTCAGCCGGGCCACATCGAGCCCGCCAACCTCTGGGTCGCGGTCGCCCTGCCGCCCGGAAACCGCAAGTCGGCCGTCCAGTCGGCGGCGACTGCGCCGCTGCTGGCCTGGGAGCGGGATGCAGCCCGGGACATCGAGCCGGAGATCCGGCGCACCACGTCCACGGTCGCAACGATGCAGGCCCGAGTGAAGGAACTGCGCGCCCGCGCCGCGAAAAAGGGTGACATGGGTGCCGCTGATGAGGCGTCCGACATCGAGGCAGCAATGCCCGAGATCCCCCGACCGCCGCAACTGTGGACATCGGACGCAACCCCGGAGCGCATGGGGGTGCTGCTCGCCGATCATGGGGAGTGCATGGCATGGCTGTCGTCGGAGGGAGGCATCTTCGATCTGCTGGCTGGCCGCTACTCGAATGGCATCCCGAACCTCGACATGGTCCTGAAGGCGTGGAGCGGGGACGCCGAGCGCGTGGACCGCGGCAGCCGTCCGCCTGTCTACCTGACTGCCCCGGCCCTGACGCTGGGGCTGTCTCCGCAGCCCGACATGCTGCGCGGGCTGGCGACGATGCCCGGTTTCCGCGGTCGCGGGCTGCTCGGGCGCATCCTGTACCTGCTGCCACCGTCCCCGCTGGGGTACCGCACGCTGACCCCTGCGCCGCTGCAGGACGGCACCCGGGACGCCTATGCTGCTGGCGTACGGGCGATGCTGGACTGGCCCGCACTGTCGGATGACGACGGACGAGAGCGGCGATACCTGCTGCGCCTGTCGCCGGATGCCCGTGCCGCGTGGCTGGAGTTCGCACGCGGGATCGAGGCCGACATGCGCCCGGGGGGTGAGTTCGAGCACGCCACGGACTGGGCCGGGAAAGCCCCGGGGCAAGCGGCACGGATCGCAGCGGTGCTGCATGCGACCGAGTACGCCCGCGGGAAGCCGTGGGACGCGGAGATCAGTGCGCTGACCATGACTGCCGCGCTGGAGATCGTCGCGACGGTCGCCGTGCATAGCCTGGCTGCGCTGGATCTGATGGGTGCCGATCCCAGCATCGCCGCGGCCCGAAAGGTATGGGACTGGATCGAGCGGGGCCGGCATGCGCGCGTCACGATGCGCGACGCCCACCAGGCGCTCCGCGGGACGTTCCCGCGTGCGCGCCATTTCGCCGAGGCGATCGAGCCACTCGAGGAACGGGGCTATGTCCGCACGGTCGATCGCGCCCAACCCGGCGGCGGCAGGCCGTCTACGGTGATCGAGGTGCGGCCGGACATCGCGGAGGGCTGGCGATGA
- a CDS encoding helix-turn-helix transcriptional regulator, with product MTDHTAVPTTPSTAPTRLRLLRDVDVAARYGIARQSVWRWVRDGIIPPPVRISEKMTRWPADALDAHDRARGLL from the coding sequence ATGACCGACCACACCGCAGTACCGACCACCCCATCCACCGCCCCTACGCGCCTGCGCCTGCTGCGCGATGTCGACGTGGCGGCACGCTACGGGATCGCGCGCCAGAGCGTATGGCGATGGGTACGCGACGGGATCATCCCTCCACCGGTCCGGATCAGCGAGAAGATGACCCGCTGGCCCGCGGACGCGCTCGATGCGCATGACCGCGCTCGGGGGCTGCTATGA
- a CDS encoding tyrosine-type recombinase/integrase has translation MPLRSKELSPIELKRLVEPGRYAVGGVAGLYLVVKPTGAKSWVFRYALPITRTSSTGRPFAARRDAGLGAYPDVTLAQAREKARALREQIASGVDPVQARREARAARAAAEAKALTFDEAARKLLAAKTREFRNPKHALQWSATLNAYASPVLGALPVDAIELAHVVEALSRDDLWTTKPETASRVRGRIEAVLNWATASGHRSGDNPARWRGNLDAVLPKPTRLKRVRHHKALPIPEMHDFMMALRQREGMAARALEFLILTAARSGEVRGATWAEIDLQARTWTIPADRMKAGREHVVPLCDDAIRLLKALPQHEGCDLVFASPRLGQLSDMSISAVLRRMKVDAVPHGFRSTFRDWCSEFTSYPHEVAEMALAHTIPNAVERAYRRGDLLTKRRRLMEDWAKLLNAPHGAAEVLPIRREGGAKI, from the coding sequence ATGCCACTGAGATCGAAGGAGTTGTCCCCAATCGAACTCAAGCGCCTGGTCGAGCCCGGGCGCTATGCCGTCGGTGGCGTCGCCGGTCTCTACCTCGTGGTGAAGCCGACGGGGGCGAAAAGCTGGGTTTTCCGGTACGCGCTGCCGATCACGCGCACGAGTTCGACCGGCCGGCCGTTTGCCGCTCGCCGTGATGCCGGCCTCGGTGCCTACCCTGACGTCACCCTTGCCCAGGCTCGAGAGAAGGCGCGCGCTCTCCGGGAACAGATCGCGAGCGGGGTTGATCCCGTCCAGGCCCGCCGCGAGGCCCGCGCGGCCCGGGCCGCTGCCGAGGCGAAGGCGTTGACCTTCGACGAGGCGGCCCGCAAGCTCCTGGCCGCCAAGACCCGCGAGTTCCGCAACCCGAAGCATGCGCTCCAGTGGTCGGCGACGCTGAACGCCTACGCCAGCCCAGTACTGGGCGCGCTCCCTGTGGATGCCATCGAGTTGGCGCATGTGGTCGAGGCTCTGAGCCGGGACGATTTGTGGACCACGAAGCCCGAGACGGCTTCCCGGGTCCGCGGCCGAATCGAGGCGGTACTGAACTGGGCGACCGCCAGTGGCCACCGATCCGGCGACAACCCGGCCCGCTGGCGGGGAAACCTGGACGCCGTGCTGCCCAAACCAACCAGGCTGAAGCGTGTTCGGCACCACAAGGCGCTGCCGATCCCGGAAATGCACGACTTCATGATGGCCCTGCGCCAGCGCGAAGGCATGGCCGCCCGGGCGCTGGAATTCCTGATCCTGACCGCCGCCCGGTCCGGCGAGGTTCGCGGTGCAACCTGGGCCGAAATCGACTTGCAGGCCCGGACGTGGACGATTCCCGCCGACCGGATGAAGGCCGGCCGCGAGCACGTGGTTCCCCTGTGTGATGACGCCATCCGGTTATTGAAAGCCCTGCCGCAGCACGAAGGCTGCGATCTGGTATTCGCGTCCCCCCGGCTCGGGCAACTGTCGGACATGAGCATCAGCGCGGTCCTGCGCCGCATGAAAGTGGACGCGGTGCCGCACGGGTTCCGGAGCACGTTCCGTGACTGGTGTAGCGAGTTCACCAGCTACCCGCATGAGGTGGCGGAAATGGCACTGGCGCACACGATCCCGAACGCGGTCGAGCGCGCCTACCGCAGGGGCGATCTTCTGACCAAGCGCCGCCGGCTCATGGAGGACTGGGCGAAGCTCCTGAACGCGCCACACGGGGCGGCGGAAGTGCTGCCGATTCGGCGCGAGGGGGGCGCGAAAATTTAA
- a CDS encoding SulP family inorganic anion transporter, translating to MNPLLLRFFPFMRWQRPNQDTLKADLSAGIAVALVLVPQSMAYAQLAGLPPVYGLYASLLPVVVAALWGSSNQLSTGPVAVVSLLTATALIPLASPGSGEFIVLAIVLAFLVGIIQLSMGLLKMGALVSFISHPVIVGFTNAAALIIGLSQLNKLLGVPIDTSGHFLVGLAGMLAEIGRLHWPTLAFGLGAIAIMVGFKRIMPKVPAVLAAVVITTALSWMVGFERKAEVPLAQIAPETAAQQIESWSELKDRKSGIDREIREREAVIERADPRDAAALRYEADLLRIEAEKVREATEQARQALRDVHFRMIAADDQPPRFVTDEALDPEQQTDGRTWRVDGIDGQSVQMNAGGKVVGDIPAGLPTFAVPDLSITTVAALFTTAFVIALVGFTEAIAIARAIAGRTGQRLNPNQELIGQGLGNIAGSFTQAYPVSGSFSRSAVNLNAGARTGLSSTFTAVLILLVLLFLTPLFYHLPEAVLAAIIMMAVIGLINFKAIHHAWLASRHDGAAAIVTFVATLAVAPHLDIGILIGVGLAVALFLYRSMRPRVSELARYSDGTLREAQRYGLKASEDIGLLRFDRSLYFANVPYFEDAVLELAARHPNAKYLVVVTKGINEIDASGEEVIHSLVDRLKARGITLVFAGLKAQVLEVMERTGLDEVIGKENIFRSTDASIAAVQARVAAEKEKEAAKNQKESSD from the coding sequence ATGAATCCGCTTCTGCTGCGTTTCTTCCCGTTCATGCGCTGGCAACGGCCGAACCAGGATACCCTGAAGGCGGATCTGTCCGCCGGCATCGCGGTGGCCCTGGTGCTGGTGCCGCAGTCCATGGCTTACGCGCAGCTGGCCGGGCTGCCACCCGTGTACGGACTGTATGCATCGCTGCTGCCGGTGGTCGTGGCCGCGCTGTGGGGCTCGTCGAACCAGCTCTCGACCGGTCCGGTGGCGGTGGTGTCGTTGCTAACTGCCACCGCGCTGATCCCGCTCGCCTCCCCCGGTTCCGGCGAGTTCATCGTGCTGGCGATCGTCCTCGCGTTCCTGGTCGGGATCATCCAGTTGTCGATGGGCCTGTTGAAGATGGGGGCGCTGGTCAGTTTCATCTCGCATCCGGTCATCGTGGGCTTCACCAACGCTGCGGCGCTGATCATTGGCCTGTCTCAGCTGAACAAGCTGCTGGGTGTGCCGATCGATACCAGCGGCCATTTCCTGGTCGGGCTGGCGGGCATGCTGGCCGAGATCGGCCGGCTACACTGGCCCACGCTTGCCTTCGGACTGGGTGCAATCGCGATCATGGTCGGGTTCAAGCGGATCATGCCGAAGGTGCCGGCGGTGCTCGCCGCGGTTGTGATCACCACTGCGTTGAGCTGGATGGTCGGCTTCGAACGCAAGGCCGAGGTGCCGCTGGCCCAGATCGCACCCGAGACGGCCGCGCAACAGATCGAGTCCTGGTCCGAACTGAAGGACAGAAAGAGCGGGATCGACCGGGAGATCCGCGAGCGCGAGGCGGTAATCGAGCGCGCCGATCCGCGCGATGCCGCTGCCCTGCGCTACGAAGCGGATCTGCTGCGGATCGAGGCCGAGAAGGTCCGCGAGGCGACCGAACAGGCGCGCCAGGCGCTTCGTGACGTCCACTTCAGGATGATTGCCGCTGACGACCAACCCCCGCGATTCGTCACCGACGAGGCGCTGGACCCCGAACAGCAGACGGACGGGCGGACCTGGCGCGTCGACGGGATCGACGGCCAGTCGGTCCAGATGAACGCGGGCGGCAAGGTAGTGGGGGACATCCCCGCCGGGCTGCCCACGTTTGCGGTCCCCGATCTCAGCATCACCACCGTCGCGGCACTGTTCACGACCGCGTTCGTAATCGCACTGGTCGGATTCACGGAAGCGATCGCGATCGCCCGGGCCATCGCGGGCCGCACCGGGCAGCGCCTGAACCCGAACCAGGAACTGATCGGCCAGGGGCTCGGCAACATCGCGGGCAGCTTCACGCAAGCCTATCCGGTCAGCGGCTCGTTCTCGCGCTCGGCGGTGAACCTGAACGCCGGTGCGCGCACGGGTCTGTCCTCGACCTTCACGGCGGTGCTGATCCTGCTGGTGCTGCTGTTCCTGACCCCGCTGTTCTACCACCTGCCCGAGGCGGTGCTGGCAGCGATCATCATGATGGCGGTGATCGGGCTGATCAACTTCAAAGCCATTCACCACGCCTGGCTTGCCAGTCGACACGACGGTGCGGCCGCGATCGTGACTTTCGTCGCGACGCTCGCGGTCGCCCCCCACCTGGACATCGGCATCCTGATCGGCGTGGGGCTCGCGGTCGCGCTGTTCCTGTACCGCAGCATGCGCCCGCGCGTCTCCGAACTCGCGCGGTATTCCGATGGCACCCTGCGCGAGGCCCAGCGCTACGGCCTGAAGGCTAGCGAGGACATTGGCCTGCTGCGTTTCGACCGATCCCTGTATTTCGCCAACGTGCCCTACTTCGAGGACGCGGTGCTGGAACTCGCCGCGCGACACCCGAACGCGAAATACCTGGTGGTGGTCACCAAGGGCATCAACGAGATCGACGCATCCGGCGAAGAGGTTATTCACTCGCTGGTAGACCGTCTGAAAGCCCGGGGCATCACACTCGTCTTCGCCGGCCTGAAGGCGCAGGTGCTGGAGGTGATGGAGCGCACGGGGCTGGACGAGGTGATCGGCAAGGAGAACATCTTCCGCTCGACCGATGCCTCCATCGCCGCGGTTCAGGCACGCGTGGCGGCCGAAAAGGAGAAGGAAGCGGCGAAGAACCAAAAGGAGTCTTCGGACTGA
- a CDS encoding Bax inhibitor-1/YccA family protein has protein sequence MSEQRLAHARTGTTSVTETIRTNKVIRSTYLLLSLTLAFSAVTAFVAMAINAPPVHWIVMIAVLIGGPFAIHAVRNSAWALLLTFAFTGLLGFFLGPILTAYLGLPNGPQIVGNALATTAVAFVALSGYALATRKDFSFLGGFLIVGLVLALVAIVANIFLAIPALSLAISAAVVLLLSAAILFDTSRMIHDPDANYIVMTVSLYANLYVMFLHLLNLFHAFTGDS, from the coding sequence GTGTCCGAACAACGCCTCGCTCACGCGCGTACCGGCACCACGTCGGTTACCGAAACCATCCGCACCAATAAAGTCATCCGCAGTACCTACCTGCTGCTGTCGCTGACCCTGGCCTTCAGTGCGGTCACCGCCTTCGTGGCCATGGCGATCAACGCGCCCCCGGTGCACTGGATCGTGATGATCGCGGTGCTGATCGGCGGCCCGTTTGCGATCCATGCCGTGCGCAACTCCGCTTGGGCATTGCTGCTGACCTTCGCGTTCACGGGCCTGCTGGGCTTCTTTCTCGGTCCGATCCTGACCGCCTACCTCGGCCTGCCGAACGGCCCGCAGATCGTCGGCAACGCCCTCGCGACGACCGCCGTCGCGTTCGTCGCGCTGTCCGGCTATGCGCTCGCCACCCGCAAGGACTTCAGCTTCCTGGGCGGCTTCCTGATCGTGGGCCTGGTGCTCGCGCTGGTCGCGATCGTCGCGAACATCTTCCTCGCAATCCCAGCACTGTCGCTGGCGATCTCGGCCGCGGTCGTGCTGCTGCTGTCCGCGGCGATCCTGTTCGACACCAGCCGGATGATCCACGATCCGGACGCGAACTACATCGTGATGACGGTGTCGCTATACGCAAACCTGTACGTAATGTTCCTGCACCTGCTCAACCTGTTCCATGCCTTCACCGGCGACAGCTGA